In the genome of Coraliomargarita algicola, one region contains:
- the qatC gene encoding Qat anti-phage system QueC-like protein QatC — translation MFRHHIVFQMNNKDRFQVTPDDPHSVVSNVDLYDILGLLNFGIQNTIDAVKELALSPSEIAFDLLLLGTAVMGVDTRISRAKNAQDGWTREIFLYFPVSDPGLWQAQAGALSGMLHFLTGDRWCFQFRPRPKAKQIIVPVSDKFNLAPRDCVSLLSGGLDSCIGAIDLLTSGREPIFVSHYSDGTTRTYQRIVLDALKQKYGKSSFDSLRGNLGFPRNILHNGGDEGTQRSRSFLFFSLAAYVADGSSGDTLIYLPENGLISLNVPLDSLRLGALGPRTAHPYYVARWNELLGAIGLSGRLLNPYATQTKGQMIRDCKDLHYLKELLPQTMSCSSPAKARWDKHAPRHCGYCMPCLIRRASTLFGLDYDGDTTEYGVELKGQVLNSKKAEGAHVRAAKSTIAKLQANPKYARLAIFKSGPLTDVGDQLEDYVAVYQNGMNEIAELLKTTNSRPI, via the coding sequence ATGTTCCGCCATCACATTGTCTTTCAAATGAACAATAAGGATCGATTTCAGGTCACCCCAGATGATCCTCATTCGGTAGTATCAAATGTCGATTTATATGATATATTAGGATTACTAAATTTTGGTATCCAGAATACCATAGATGCGGTAAAAGAACTTGCCCTAAGTCCTTCTGAAATTGCCTTTGATTTGCTTCTGCTGGGTACTGCTGTAATGGGAGTGGATACTCGTATCTCTCGCGCTAAGAATGCTCAAGATGGATGGACGCGGGAGATCTTTTTATATTTCCCCGTTAGCGATCCGGGTTTGTGGCAAGCTCAAGCTGGAGCACTGAGTGGAATGCTACATTTCTTGACTGGGGATCGTTGGTGTTTTCAGTTTAGACCTCGTCCGAAGGCCAAACAGATAATCGTCCCTGTTTCAGATAAATTCAACTTGGCTCCTCGTGACTGTGTCTCACTTCTTTCAGGAGGTTTGGATAGTTGTATTGGGGCAATTGACTTGCTCACCAGTGGTCGGGAACCTATTTTTGTGAGTCATTATTCGGATGGAACGACCAGGACATATCAGCGAATTGTATTAGATGCACTGAAGCAAAAATATGGTAAATCTAGCTTTGATTCTTTGCGGGGGAATTTAGGTTTTCCACGAAATATATTGCATAATGGTGGGGATGAGGGGACTCAACGTTCTCGTTCTTTCCTGTTTTTCTCGCTTGCCGCTTACGTTGCTGATGGGAGCAGCGGAGACACCCTGATATATCTTCCTGAGAACGGCTTGATCTCCTTAAATGTCCCTTTGGATTCTCTTCGACTTGGGGCGCTCGGTCCTCGGACCGCTCACCCTTACTATGTCGCTCGCTGGAATGAACTGCTAGGTGCCATCGGCCTCAGCGGAAGATTGCTCAATCCATATGCAACCCAGACAAAAGGGCAGATGATTCGCGATTGTAAAGATCTCCATTACCTTAAAGAGCTGCTACCGCAAACGATGTCTTGCTCGTCTCCGGCTAAAGCTCGTTGGGATAAGCACGCTCCTCGTCACTGTGGTTATTGCATGCCCTGTTTAATCCGCAGAGCTTCTACCCTGTTTGGCTTAGATTATGATGGTGATACTACTGAATATGGGGTTGAGCTAAAAGGGCAGGTGTTAAATAGCAAGAAAGCCGAGGGAGCGCACGTGAGAGCCGCAAAGTCAACAATTGCTAAACTTCAGGCGAATCCAAAATACGCGAGATTAGCTATTTTCAAATCTGGTCCATTGACTGATGTTGGCGACCAACTGGAAGACTATGTTGCAGTCTATCAAAACGGAATGAACGAAATCGCGGAACTTCTCAAAACAACCAATAGTCGTCCCATATGA
- the qatD gene encoding Qat anti-phage system TatD family nuclease QatD: MSERPIAVDFHCHLDLYPDFEEIIAECEKLRVLTLAVTTIPAAFERNLQLTENLNFVRAALGLHPQLVAERGHEFELFERLLPKTRFVGEIGLDASPRHYRSFEKQREIFTRILQSCAQVGDKVLSIHSTRATKHVLNALECNLNGTNVGPVLHWFTGSLSEMKRGVELGCYFSINGEMLSRERHVKMIREIPIGRILTETDGPFVATAGDVPVRPYQVASTIERLADIVGLSENELRTQIFRNAETLWQ; encoded by the coding sequence ATGAGCGAACGTCCGATAGCTGTAGACTTTCACTGTCATCTCGACCTCTATCCAGATTTTGAAGAGATCATAGCTGAGTGTGAAAAGCTACGAGTCTTGACGCTAGCTGTGACCACGATTCCCGCAGCGTTTGAGAGGAACCTTCAGCTCACAGAAAATCTTAATTTTGTTCGAGCGGCACTAGGGCTTCATCCGCAATTGGTAGCCGAGCGTGGTCATGAGTTTGAGTTGTTTGAACGGTTGCTTCCCAAAACTCGATTCGTGGGAGAGATTGGCTTGGATGCAAGTCCAAGGCATTATCGTTCTTTTGAGAAACAGCGGGAGATATTCACTCGTATCCTTCAATCGTGTGCTCAAGTCGGTGATAAAGTCTTATCCATACACTCGACCCGAGCCACAAAGCATGTCCTCAATGCTCTGGAGTGCAATCTCAATGGGACTAACGTAGGACCAGTATTGCATTGGTTCACCGGTTCGTTATCTGAGATGAAACGGGGAGTTGAGCTGGGCTGTTATTTCTCTATTAATGGTGAGATGTTGTCTCGCGAGAGGCATGTGAAAATGATACGAGAGATCCCCATTGGTCGCATCTTGACAGAGACTGATGGTCCGTTTGTGGCGACCGCTGGAGACGTTCCCGTGCGTCCGTATCAAGTGGCTTCCACCATCGAAAGATTGGCTGATATTGTAGGGCTTTCAGAAAATGAACTACGCACACAAATATTTCGTAATGCTGAGACCCTCTGGCAATAA